One window of Mixophyes fleayi isolate aMixFle1 chromosome 3, aMixFle1.hap1, whole genome shotgun sequence genomic DNA carries:
- the RRM2 gene encoding ribonucleoside-diphosphate reductase subunit M2, with protein sequence MLSARKPFGAVDNVSPMKNLTLVDKENTPPTLSNTRILASKTARKIFQDAETGSVKTKAQKNPSIQDEPLLRDNPNRFVIFPIQYHDIWQMYKKAEASFWTAEEVDLSKDLLHWESLKEEEKFFISHVLAFFAASDGIVNENLVERFSQEVQITEARCFYGFQIAMENIHSEMYSLLIDTYIKDPKERDFLFNAIETLPCVKKKADWALRWIGDKHATYGERVVAFAAVEGIFFSGSFASIFWLKKRGLMPGLTFSNELISRDEGLHCDFACLMFKHLVHKPSEECVQALITDAVSIEQEFLTDALPVKLIGMNCDLMKQYIEFVADRLMLELGFSKIFKAENPFDFMENISLEGKTNFFEKKVGEYQKMGVMSKTSDHKFTLDADF encoded by the exons atgcTGTCTGCCCGCAAGCCCTTTGGAGCCGTGGACAATGTCTCTCCTATGAAGAATCTGACACTGGTAGACAAAGAGAACACA ccgCCGACTCTCAGCAACACGCGGATCCTGGCCAGCAAGACCGCCCGTAAGATCTTCCAGGACGCCGAGACTGGCTCG GTAAAAACTAAAGCACAGAAGAACCCAAGTATTCAGGATGAACCCCTCCTTCGGGACAACCCTAATCGCTTTGTCATCTTTCCAATCCAATATCATGATATCTGGCAAATGTATAAGAAGGCAGAAGCTTCATTCTGGACTGCAGAAGAG GTTGATCTTTCCAAAGACCTCTTGCACTGGGAGTCATTGAAGGAAGAggagaagttctttatttcccatgTCTTGGCTTTCTTTGCAGCTAGCGATGGCATTGTAAATGAGAACTTG GTTGAGCGGTTCAGTCAGGAGGTGCAAATAACTGAAGCACGCTGTTTTTATGGCTTCCAAATTGCAATGGAGAACATTCATTCAGAGATGTACAGTCTTCTTATCGACACCTACATTAAAGATCCCAAAGAAAG GGACTTTCTGTTCAATGCAATCGAAACCCTTCCTTGTGTGAAAAAGAAGGCAGACTGGGCACTACGTTGGATTGGTGACAAACATGCAACCTATG GGGAGCGTGTGGTGGCATTTGCTGCCGTTGAGGGAATATTCTTCTCTGGATCATTTGCTTCCATTTTCTGGCTGAAAAAACGTGGACTGATGCCTGGTCTCACATTTTCAAATGAGCTCATCAGTAGGGATGAG GGTTTGCACTGTGATTTCGCATGCCTTATGTTCAAACATCTCGTACACAAACCATCTGAAGAATGTGTGCAGGCACTTATTACTGATGCTGTCAGCATTGAGCAG GAGTTCTTGACTGATGCTCTACCTGTGAAGCTGATTGGCATGAATTGTGATCTGATGAAGCAGTATATTGAGTTTGTAGCAGATCGACTTATGTTGGAGCTTGGCTTTAGCAAG ATCTTCAAGGCAGAAAACCCTTTTGACTTCATGGAGAATATTTCTTTGGAAGGAAAGACTAATTTCTTTGAGAAGAAGGTTGGGGAGTACCAGAAGATGGGAGTCATGTCAAAGACATCAGACCATAAATTCACCCTAGATGCTGACTTTTAA